A genomic segment from Desulfurispirillum indicum S5 encodes:
- a CDS encoding helix-turn-helix transcriptional regulator — MQMLDIQGVKAAIGKPGMSSQAIYMKIQRDNFPRPVKIGKASRWSLVEVKQWKAKNHQGGAK, encoded by the coding sequence ATGCAAATGCTCGACATTCAAGGCGTAAAAGCGGCTATTGGAAAACCTGGGATGAGTAGCCAGGCAATTTACATGAAAATTCAGCGGGATAACTTCCCAAGACCTGTTAAGATTGGTAAAGCATCAAGGTGGTCTTTGGTCGAAGTTAAACAATGGAAAGCAAAGAACCATCAAGGAGGGGCGAAGTGA
- a CDS encoding helix-turn-helix domain-containing protein — protein sequence MRVTWLDFSLKTTCCMRKEQGEAAVMQDKLLPSECHVASSDKGMPDQLIGVNQIAEMLSISKDFVRKLDRTGEMPKSLKLGRRRLWKESEIEEWIARKLESRK from the coding sequence ATGCGGGTTACCTGGCTGGATTTCAGTTTGAAAACGACGTGCTGCATGCGCAAAGAGCAAGGGGAGGCGGCAGTGATGCAAGACAAGTTGTTGCCGTCTGAGTGCCATGTCGCTTCATCGGACAAGGGCATGCCTGACCAGTTGATAGGAGTAAACCAGATTGCTGAAATGTTGAGTATAAGTAAGGACTTTGTCAGAAAGCTTGATCGAACTGGTGAAATGCCAAAGAGCCTCAAACTCGGAAGGAGGAGGCTCTGGAAAGAGTCCGAGATAGAGGAATGGATCGCACGAAAGCTTGAGTCCAGGAAGTAG
- a CDS encoding helix-turn-helix domain-containing protein produces MSEISRRMKELREGLNLNQVKFAKLLGTSNTIISDIERGSRNPTIDLLIKIANTVEGTDLHWILTGKRSPANQQIDSDNASIEELLAGSLRIDPASAKLLLSSLKEGPKQQLALLFLKALNGDTSAMAEVSGAMKAMEALLLSSLRK; encoded by the coding sequence ATGAGTGAAATATCACGAAGAATGAAAGAGTTACGCGAAGGCCTCAACCTAAACCAAGTGAAATTCGCGAAACTGCTTGGCACATCAAATACCATCATCAGCGACATCGAAAGAGGTTCACGCAACCCGACAATTGACCTGCTTATTAAAATTGCCAATACAGTTGAGGGCACTGACCTGCACTGGATACTCACAGGGAAAAGGTCGCCAGCCAATCAACAAATTGACTCTGATAATGCATCTATCGAGGAATTGCTTGCTGGTTCACTTCGCATTGACCCCGCATCTGCGAAACTCCTACTCTCTTCCCTTAAGGAAGGCCCAAAGCAGCAACTCGCATTGCTCTTCCTGAAGGCATTAAATGGCGACACGTCAGCCATGGCAGAGGTATCCGGTGCCATGAAAGCCATGGAAGCGCTTCTGCTATCCAGTCTACGGAAATAA
- the trfA gene encoding plasmid replication initiator TrfA, whose protein sequence is MSLWAAMSKNSPEVCHLIKSRLLDSPPDSLGWRMGVAQWAHGIIFTDLCRSGLFQVSEDKKGRDFRIDESIPCQSGYKVKYTGYRLSQYDLDVLTVIISLLLPYRTGEVVKVNFTKLESLLGKKGGAGRERIRQSLKRINKSHIEIAYYESDLKEPVREFSGHIIESVEIEYKSWVLIQASSGMERLFVSVMPMHVRYKLSRDLSKWLLMYWSTHREIYPIKIDNVCRLCGSRTQRLAHFKELLKKACNELIDAGYLAGFQFENDVLHAQRARGGGSDARQVVAV, encoded by the coding sequence ATGAGCTTGTGGGCTGCCATGAGTAAAAACTCACCTGAAGTATGTCATTTGATCAAGTCACGACTCCTGGATAGTCCACCTGATTCGCTGGGTTGGAGGATGGGAGTTGCCCAATGGGCGCACGGTATCATCTTCACGGATCTTTGCAGGTCAGGTTTGTTTCAGGTATCTGAAGACAAAAAAGGAAGAGATTTTCGCATTGACGAATCGATACCCTGCCAGTCAGGCTATAAAGTCAAGTACACGGGATATAGGTTGAGTCAATATGATCTTGACGTGCTGACTGTGATAATTTCGTTGCTGCTGCCATATCGAACTGGAGAAGTAGTGAAGGTGAATTTTACTAAGCTGGAATCGCTTTTGGGAAAAAAGGGCGGGGCTGGAAGGGAGAGAATACGTCAATCACTGAAGCGAATTAATAAATCGCACATTGAAATTGCCTATTATGAAAGTGATCTAAAAGAGCCTGTTCGGGAATTTTCAGGTCATATCATCGAGTCGGTTGAGATTGAGTATAAGAGCTGGGTGCTCATTCAGGCAAGCAGTGGGATGGAGCGACTATTTGTAAGCGTCATGCCAATGCATGTTCGTTATAAACTCTCACGAGACCTATCAAAATGGCTCCTCATGTACTGGAGCACTCACCGAGAAATCTATCCAATCAAAATCGACAATGTCTGCAGGCTGTGTGGCTCAAGAACTCAGCGTCTTGCGCATTTCAAGGAGCTACTGAAGAAGGCATGCAATGAGTTGATTGATGCGGGTTACCTGGCTGGATTTCAGTTTGAAAACGACGTGCTGCATGCGCAAAGAGCAAGGGGAGGCGGCAGTGATGCAAGACAAGTTGTTGCCGTCTGA